Within Mongoliitalea daihaiensis, the genomic segment AATTTTTACACAACATCTTTTTCCAATTATAAAAATTTAGATGAATACCGCCGTACACAATAGATTAATATCCTTCATCTGGTCCATAGCTGACGACTGTCTGAGAGATGTATATGTAAGAGGAAAATACCGAGACGTTATCCTTCCTATGGTGGTGTTGCGCAGATTGGATGCCTTGCTAGAACCAACCAAAGAAGCGGTAATGGAAGAGCTTGCTTTCCAAAGAGACGAAGCAGGATTCACGGAATGGGATGAAACAGGTCTAAGAGACGCCAGTGGCTATGTATTTTACAATACCAGTGAATGGACTTTGCAACGACTGTATGATACAGCAACTAACAGCCAACAGATCTTGCAGGCCAATTTCGAGGATTACCTTAACGGCTTTAGTCCGAATGTCAAAGAAATCATTGACAAGTTTAAGCTGAAAAGCCAAGTCCGCCACATGGCATCTAAAGATGTGTTGCTCGATGTTTTGGAGAAATTTACTTCCCCTAAAATCAATCTGACACCTTTTGAGGTAGAAGACCCTGACGGTAGAAAACTCCCGCCGCTTTCCAACTTAGGAATGGGCTATGTGTTTGAGGAACTGATCCGGAAATTCAACGAGGATAACAACGAAGAAGCGGGAGAGCACTTTACCCCACGCGAAGTAATCGACCTGATGACGCATATCGTTTTTGACCCTATCAAAGACAAATTGCCTCCTGTCATGACCATTTACGACCCTGCTTGTGGTTCATAGCCGTCAGGTTAAGAGGTTAATTATATGTTCAAGAGCCAATTTTCCTTTCTTTTTTTCAAGATAAATTGCTTTTGGAGCATAATCGATCAATTTTTTAATCAAAAGTCGGAGCTGGTTTTGGTTTTTAACTGCTTTTATTAGAAAGTTTTGGATGTTTTGTATCAGTCTAAAGTATTTCCAAATACTGCATAGTATCTTATATTTACCATACATCTGCTCTTGTAAACAGTTGAATATCTTTAGATTAAGGATTACCCAAATTAGCTTTCCGTAAAGCTGACATTCAAACCTATGAATTTTTTTACTGTTAAACTCATTTATCGTAACCAAAGATTTCCAAGTCTTGAAAATGAGTTCTATTTGCCATCTCATAGCGTAAACTTTTCTTATTTCATTGGTTTTTAGTACCTCAGACGGAACATTGGTAACCATAATATTGAGTCTGGCCTTGATTTTAAACTTTTCAGAAACATTATGTCCTGTTGACCTTGCTTGTTTGGTTGTTTTTTTTAGTCTTTTTTGATAGGTTTCTTCATTGGCAAGTGAAAGAACCAAACGCGCAGGAACACGCTCCTTTTTACCTAAGTATACAGAGACTTCAATATAGTCAAGATGATTTTTTTTGAGTTTGTGAAGGTGATTTTTTAAGTCTACAGGTTCCTCTGAATCCAAA encodes:
- a CDS encoding type I restriction-modification system subunit M N-terminal domain-containing protein — its product is MNTAVHNRLISFIWSIADDCLRDVYVRGKYRDVILPMVVLRRLDALLEPTKEAVMEELAFQRDEAGFTEWDETGLRDASGYVFYNTSEWTLQRLYDTATNSQQILQANFEDYLNGFSPNVKEIIDKFKLKSQVRHMASKDVLLDVLEKFTSPKINLTPFEVEDPDGRKLPPLSNLGMGYVFEELIRKFNEDNNEEAGEHFTPREVIDLMTHIVFDPIKDKLPPVMTIYDPACGS
- a CDS encoding IS4 family transposase yields the protein MLTRSIYSSSSIIFKRCLDILLFQKIRYQGNRELLTSHFKRIRIKDSTKFSLPDPFSEKYKGYGGALSQSSSMISIQYEYDFISGQSMDLRLTSGVLNDQSDSAEFTHDICEKDLFLRDLGYSTLKFMTKVHSAGAYFINRLGPQVNCYLDLDSEEPVDLKNHLHKLKKNHLDYIEVSVYLGKKERVPARLVLSLANEETYQKRLKKTTKQARSTGHNVSEKFKIKARLNIMVTNVPSEVLKTNEIRKVYAMRWQIELIFKTWKSLVTINEFNSKKIHRFECQLYGKLIWVILNLKIFNCLQEQMYGKYKILCSIWKYFRLIQNIQNFLIKAVKNQNQLRLLIKKLIDYAPKAIYLEKKKGKLALEHIINLLT